A DNA window from Vigna unguiculata cultivar IT97K-499-35 chromosome 10, ASM411807v1, whole genome shotgun sequence contains the following coding sequences:
- the LOC114167490 gene encoding uncharacterized protein LOC114167490, producing the protein MLALTIPMAVDHRPSPSSLPWQPRRRLSLLRRRKVQTVRLGAKKPRRRIFGLLKMFRKMRLRWLKLQYFRMLKRLKEHYRNLVKDLVEAGSTIETFQQRLFMESTFAIPVGLNLSTYPSRLGSDRSRSIFM; encoded by the coding sequence ATGCTCGCTCTTACCATTCCTATGGCCGTCGATCACCGACCGTCTCCGTCTTCGTTGCCGTGGCAGCCCCGCCGCAGGCTCTCCCTGCTCCGCCGGCGGAAGGTTCAGACAGTGCGGCTGGGCGCCAAGAAGCCACGCCGCCGAATTTTCGGGCTACTTAAGATGTTTCGAAAGATGCGTTTAAGGTGGCTGAAGTTGCAATACTTTCGCATGTTGAAGAGGCTGAAAGAACACTACCGAAACCTCGTTAAGGATCTTGTCGAAGCTGGGTCCACCATTGAAACCTTTCAGCAACGTCTTTTCATGGAAAGCACTTTTGCAATTCCCGTTGGGCTTAACTTGTCTACCTACCCTTCTCGTCTTGGATCAGATCGTTCACGAAGCATCTTCATGTAa